A window of the Helianthus annuus cultivar XRQ/B chromosome 4, HanXRQr2.0-SUNRISE, whole genome shotgun sequence genome harbors these coding sequences:
- the LOC110935147 gene encoding NDR1/HIN1-like protein 1, whose amino-acid sequence MVNGDKHTSGTVIVDHNHNKTSYYSPKNIRGIICATIVVILILVGITALILWLLYRPHNPRFTVVGAAVYGLNTSSPPVITAIQLTFITRNPNNRVSIYYDHLLAFVYYQTQPITPPLILPPLHHETDSTVAVSPVWPVSPVVFNGLVTDEAGVVSLRLVLTGRLRWKAGGIKTGRKGVYVGCDVLVALKSGVLGLVPLVGPSVCKVDI is encoded by the coding sequence ATGGTGAACGGCGACAAGCACACTTCTGGTACCGTAATAGTCGATCACAACCACAACAAAACATCTTACTATTCCCCTAAAAACATCCGCGGCATAATATGCGCCACCATCGTTGTCATCCTCATCCTCGTAGGCATAACAGCCCTCATACTATGGCTACTTTACCGTCCACACAACCCTCGGTTTACCGTCGTCGGTGCGGCAGTCTACGGCCTCAACACTTCCTCTCCTCCCGTCATCACAGCCATACAGTTAACCTTCATCACAAGAAACCCTAACAATCGTGTTTCCATTTACTATGATCACCTACTGGCTTTTGTTTATTACCAAACTCAGCCCATCACTCCACCGTTGATACTGCCACCTCTGCACCATGAAACGGACAGCACGGTGGCGGTTTCACCGGTATGGCCGGTGTCTCCGGTGGTGTTTAATGGGTTGGTGACGGATGAGGCTGGGGTGGTGAGTTTGCGGCTGGTTTTGACCGGAAGATTGAGGTGGAAGGCTGGAGGGATAAAGACCGGTCGGAAAGGAGTGTATGTGGGGTGTGATGTGTTGGTTGCGTTGAAGTCGGGAGTGCTGGGTCTGGTTCCTTTGGTTGGACCTTCTGTGTGTAAAGTTGATATATGA